A portion of the Algimonas porphyrae genome contains these proteins:
- a CDS encoding tyrosine-type recombinase/integrase yields the protein MTIRRNHYLEQRGYRWYYVRRVPARFRDVDPRRVVRAALHTDSLTVARERRDAMMDADEHYWETALAKQAGLTIQDSPEMCRYRSARRRAVAVGFEFQPLSKLIEKEPVERILDRVKVLDREDVCALDTQAVLGTIEPPKDTIRDAFKLYCDKLSIGETARKSPEQIERWKATKARAVDNFVALCGNLTMEAIERRHGRQFYDWWGERLRPDTKNVRAYRPNSANRELGNLRLIFREYWTYHGDEDRENPFRKLRFKDTPPEPTPSFSDEFVRSKILKQGALDGINAQATLIAYALIETGCRPSEIANLRAEDIKLDAEVPHIRIRPTAGRELKSASSRRDIPLVGVSLEAMKRAPLGFERYREKGNSLSAALLKSFHSHGLMPTKRHRIYSLRHAFEKRMLEAGLDYGLRCTLMGHKNTRPQYGDGGSLDYRRKELLKIAHPIGEDFIQSLPDLRP from the coding sequence ATGACCATCCGCCGCAATCACTATCTCGAACAGCGGGGCTACCGCTGGTATTATGTCCGCCGCGTTCCCGCCCGTTTCCGGGACGTTGATCCCCGCCGTGTGGTACGGGCTGCGCTACACACTGACTCGCTCACCGTCGCCCGCGAACGCCGCGATGCGATGATGGATGCGGACGAACACTACTGGGAAACCGCGCTCGCCAAACAGGCTGGACTGACCATTCAGGACAGCCCGGAGATGTGCCGTTACCGTTCTGCCAGACGGCGCGCCGTGGCCGTCGGGTTCGAGTTCCAACCCCTGTCGAAGCTGATCGAGAAGGAGCCTGTTGAGCGCATCCTGGACCGCGTGAAAGTGCTGGACCGCGAGGACGTGTGCGCGCTCGATACGCAGGCTGTTCTTGGCACGATAGAGCCACCCAAAGACACGATCCGCGATGCGTTCAAGCTCTATTGCGACAAGCTCAGCATTGGCGAGACGGCGCGAAAATCGCCAGAGCAGATCGAGCGCTGGAAGGCGACCAAAGCCCGCGCCGTTGATAACTTTGTGGCTCTTTGTGGCAACCTCACAATGGAGGCCATCGAGCGCCGACATGGGCGGCAGTTCTATGACTGGTGGGGCGAACGCTTGCGCCCGGACACCAAAAACGTGCGCGCTTATCGCCCGAACAGTGCGAACCGAGAGCTTGGAAATCTGCGGCTCATCTTCCGCGAATATTGGACCTATCACGGTGACGAAGACCGTGAAAATCCGTTCCGTAAACTACGGTTCAAGGACACCCCGCCCGAGCCGACGCCATCCTTTTCGGACGAGTTTGTGCGTTCTAAAATCCTGAAACAGGGCGCGCTAGACGGCATAAATGCGCAAGCCACATTGATTGCTTACGCCTTAATCGAGACGGGATGCAGGCCCAGCGAGATCGCTAATCTGCGCGCGGAAGACATCAAATTAGACGCCGAGGTGCCGCATATCCGCATCCGCCCTACGGCAGGTAGAGAGCTGAAATCGGCCTCATCCCGGCGTGATATTCCACTTGTCGGCGTGTCGTTGGAGGCCATGAAACGCGCGCCGCTCGGCTTTGAACGCTACCGCGAAAAGGGCAATTCGCTATCCGCCGCGCTGCTTAAATCCTTCCACTCGCATGGCCTCATGCCGACTAAACGACACCGCATTTACAGCCTGCGCCATGCGTTCGAGAAGCGCATGTTGGAGGCGGGATTGGACTATGGATTGCGCTGCACCCTGATGGGCCACAAGAACACGCGGCCCCAATATGGCGACGGTGGATCGCTCGACTATCGGCGCAAAGAGTTGCTCAAAATCGCGCACCCGATAGGCGAGGACTTCATCCAAAGCTTGCCGGATTTGCGTCCTTAG
- a CDS encoding ABC-three component system middle component 2, with protein MTEASGTYPYPVALDGHRLFNTPLECGFRLLYALDACRPRAADLQRLVSYDYLLVHSGDILGGPPSLHPPVPFRGSEWVVKRDLVRSGMSLVFARDLVSKELTSHGIMFSGSELTSAFVGLLKTSYATALRDRAEWLSEEFGAASDEELQDFMSANVGKWGAEFDRISALQDLQL; from the coding sequence ATGACTGAAGCTTCGGGCACATATCCATACCCGGTCGCGCTCGATGGTCATCGGCTATTTAATACGCCGCTCGAGTGCGGCTTCCGTTTGCTGTACGCGTTAGATGCGTGTCGCCCTCGTGCTGCCGATTTGCAGCGCCTCGTCAGCTATGACTATTTACTTGTGCATTCCGGCGACATCTTAGGTGGACCGCCGAGCCTCCACCCGCCTGTACCATTTCGCGGATCGGAGTGGGTCGTGAAACGCGATCTGGTTCGCTCAGGCATGTCTCTCGTATTCGCCCGCGATCTTGTCTCAAAAGAATTAACCTCGCATGGGATCATGTTCTCAGGGTCAGAGCTGACGAGCGCATTTGTTGGCTTGCTTAAGACCTCATACGCCACCGCTCTTCGGGATCGTGCTGAATGGCTGTCCGAAGAGTTCGGCGCTGCAAGCGATGAAGAGCTACAAGACTTCATGTCTGCTAACGTTGGAAAATGGGGTGCAGAATTTGATCGGATATCTGCCCTTCAGGACCTCCAGCTCTAA